In the genome of Methanopyrus kandleri AV19, one region contains:
- a CDS encoding prenyltransferase/squalene oxidase repeat-containing protein: protein MGILRPLVLALVTVALSTAPGSAITAEQIQECARAAHDWLKSQQYTEEDVGKVIEYKDRSGQKATYEVKPEDVGAFPMSYKSDVTYYCLPNLHTYVVMDTLLTAVEVGYPVDKDMVLKALQYMWNVKGKYQRKEDPNGEWAYWARIKDGKEIPSAGLTAKFALPFFRARQAGIVPDDKWNEYKPFLEKVINWLREGPNLQKEDKGYCWIDYPDRPGGAHGITDVTSYCLRMLLAAGTSPDDELILKVVEWFLNNQDEKGNFYTDPRDTGCPYPLYTTGHCRAMIALCDWLEAVQRAGKEDELKDLVERVKNALKKAIDYLLSLRDPETGMWGRGSLSEYPPDYGSTASALVALLRCAKLGLIDPNHEAIVKALEVLHGQYLEAKRLRLPFYWYFIRSVWSPELRYRSQTLATSYALAAFALAEKLGVGKGVVKKRKIFPVTPAVVALALAASLLTRRR, encoded by the coding sequence ATGGGAATTCTCAGACCGTTAGTACTCGCCCTTGTCACCGTGGCCCTCTCGACCGCCCCGGGATCTGCCATCACGGCCGAGCAGATCCAGGAGTGCGCCAGGGCCGCCCACGACTGGCTGAAGTCGCAGCAGTACACCGAGGAGGACGTGGGCAAGGTGATCGAGTACAAGGACCGCAGTGGACAAAAGGCGACCTACGAGGTAAAGCCGGAGGACGTCGGCGCGTTCCCGATGTCGTACAAGTCGGACGTTACGTACTACTGCCTGCCGAACCTGCACACATACGTGGTCATGGACACCCTGCTGACGGCGGTCGAGGTAGGGTACCCCGTCGACAAGGACATGGTCCTGAAGGCGCTCCAGTACATGTGGAACGTGAAGGGTAAGTACCAGCGTAAGGAGGACCCCAACGGAGAGTGGGCTTATTGGGCCAGGATCAAGGACGGTAAGGAGATCCCGAGCGCCGGGCTGACGGCAAAGTTCGCGCTGCCGTTTTTCCGAGCTAGACAGGCGGGCATCGTCCCGGACGACAAGTGGAACGAGTACAAGCCGTTCCTCGAGAAGGTGATCAACTGGCTCCGTGAGGGTCCGAACCTGCAGAAGGAGGACAAGGGCTACTGCTGGATCGACTACCCGGACCGTCCGGGTGGTGCTCACGGTATCACGGACGTGACCTCGTACTGCCTCCGGATGCTGCTGGCGGCCGGAACGTCTCCGGACGACGAGCTGATCCTGAAGGTCGTTGAGTGGTTCCTGAACAACCAGGACGAGAAGGGCAACTTCTACACCGACCCGCGGGACACGGGTTGTCCGTACCCGCTGTACACGACCGGACACTGTCGTGCCATGATCGCCCTCTGCGACTGGCTCGAGGCCGTGCAGCGGGCGGGCAAGGAGGACGAGCTGAAGGACCTGGTCGAGCGCGTGAAGAACGCGCTCAAGAAAGCGATCGACTACCTGCTCTCGCTCCGGGACCCGGAGACGGGCATGTGGGGCCGCGGATCGCTGAGCGAGTACCCGCCGGACTACGGTAGCACGGCCTCCGCGCTGGTCGCGCTGCTCAGGTGCGCGAAGTTGGGTCTCATCGACCCGAACCATGAGGCGATCGTGAAGGCGCTGGAGGTACTGCACGGTCAGTACCTGGAGGCCAAACGCCTGAGGCTACCGTTCTACTGGTACTTCATCCGGAGCGTCTGGAGCCCGGAGCTGCGCTACCGGAGCCAGACACTGGCGACCTCGTACGCGCTGGCGGCTTTCGCGCTGGCCGAGAAGCTGGGCGTCGGCAAGGGCGTAGTGAAGAAGCGGAAGATCTTCCCGGTGACTCCGGCAGTCGTGGCACTGGCGCTCGCGGCGTCGCTCCTGACCCGACGCCGCTGA
- a CDS encoding permease: MDPLGAFVGLLTEISPYLLIGLVLGAALQSMVPERYLARHLRGGLKACIIATLLGVPLPLCSCSVLPLAIAAKNRGAGVGPVIAFIVATPQTDVNSLLLAYALLGPYFTAAKVLTAVVAAVIVGYLAELTLKDRSEETEELPSCGEHGPCYRGRSFKDFPRELLELSGTVGPWLLIGLAASVLLELWVPSPAVRYLEGFLGPVLAALISLPLYVCSVAAIPIAAALVAKGASVGSMLTFTVAGPGTNVATLSVILRFLGGRIVAAYLVGITLCAVAAGYAADTIGVPVVSTGIFEASCHPSLGAVSAAILLLLMTAGIIWRLVRDRT, from the coding sequence TTGGATCCTCTCGGAGCGTTCGTGGGCCTTTTGACGGAGATTTCTCCGTACCTACTCATCGGTCTCGTGTTAGGGGCCGCACTGCAATCGATGGTCCCCGAACGCTACCTCGCCCGTCATCTGCGTGGTGGCCTCAAGGCTTGCATAATCGCGACGCTCCTCGGAGTTCCACTCCCCCTCTGCTCGTGTTCGGTGCTCCCGCTCGCGATAGCAGCCAAGAACCGTGGGGCCGGTGTAGGCCCCGTCATCGCCTTCATCGTGGCTACCCCGCAAACCGACGTGAACTCCCTACTGCTGGCCTACGCGCTGCTCGGACCGTACTTCACGGCGGCCAAGGTGCTGACCGCGGTAGTCGCGGCCGTGATAGTCGGTTATCTGGCCGAGCTCACTCTGAAGGATCGAAGCGAGGAGACGGAAGAACTCCCATCGTGCGGAGAACACGGACCGTGCTATCGGGGACGTTCCTTCAAGGACTTCCCACGTGAGCTTCTGGAGCTATCGGGCACCGTAGGGCCGTGGCTTCTGATAGGATTGGCGGCCTCCGTCCTACTGGAGCTATGGGTGCCGAGTCCGGCGGTACGATACCTCGAAGGTTTCCTCGGGCCCGTCCTCGCCGCTCTGATAAGTCTACCGCTCTACGTGTGTTCGGTCGCCGCGATCCCCATAGCCGCCGCACTGGTGGCGAAAGGAGCCTCCGTAGGTTCGATGCTGACGTTCACCGTGGCCGGACCCGGGACCAACGTAGCCACGCTATCCGTTATCCTACGGTTCCTGGGAGGAAGGATCGTCGCGGCTTACTTGGTCGGAATCACCCTCTGCGCGGTCGCGGCCGGGTACGCCGCGGATACCATCGGGGTGCCGGTCGTCTCTACCGGTATCTTCGAGGCGTCCTGCCATCCGAGTCTCGGCGCTGTTTCCGCGGCGATATTACTATTACTTATGACAGCGGGTATCATATGGAGATTAGTACGAGATAGGACATAA
- a CDS encoding 3-dehydroquinate synthase II, translating to MRPKQVWVSVAFEGEWNEKKPYVTESIEAGVDVIVCLPEDVERVKELGNVKVAVPLMPESPGSPDLALEELDAIDADVVIVGKGGEGDGSIDLPDDISESIDAALIEKARDRGFEVAEYVEILDKPYERFAAEIAKNVGPDYVIAIGRDWKIIPLENLIAELQGEKTQLIAGARDAEEARIAFETLEVGSDGVLLDAERIDPSEIKKTAEIAERAAAERFELVAVEVKEVKPIGKGDRVCVDTCSLMSEGEGMLVGSTSRGMFLIHSESLENPYVEPRPFRVNAGPVHAYIRVPGGKTKYLAELRPGDEVLIVDTEGRTRAAVVGRLKIERRPLMLIRAEYEGVEIQTIVQNAETIHLVREDGEPVSVVDLKPGDKVLAYVETEEGKGRHFGMEVEETIVEK from the coding sequence ATGCGGCCCAAGCAGGTCTGGGTCTCGGTGGCGTTCGAGGGCGAGTGGAACGAGAAGAAGCCCTACGTCACGGAATCGATCGAAGCCGGTGTCGACGTGATAGTTTGCCTACCCGAGGACGTAGAGCGCGTGAAGGAGCTCGGGAACGTTAAGGTCGCGGTGCCGCTGATGCCGGAGTCTCCGGGCTCTCCCGACCTAGCCCTTGAGGAGCTGGACGCCATCGACGCCGACGTGGTGATCGTGGGCAAGGGTGGCGAGGGAGACGGTTCTATCGACCTGCCGGACGACATATCCGAGTCTATCGACGCCGCGCTCATCGAGAAGGCGCGGGATCGCGGGTTCGAGGTCGCCGAGTACGTCGAGATCCTGGACAAGCCTTACGAGCGCTTCGCCGCGGAGATCGCGAAGAACGTGGGTCCCGACTACGTGATCGCGATCGGCCGTGACTGGAAGATCATCCCACTGGAGAACCTCATCGCGGAACTTCAGGGTGAGAAGACGCAGCTCATCGCCGGAGCTCGGGACGCCGAGGAGGCACGTATAGCCTTCGAGACGCTCGAGGTGGGTTCGGACGGCGTCCTGCTCGACGCGGAGCGTATCGATCCGTCCGAGATCAAGAAGACCGCGGAGATCGCGGAGCGGGCCGCAGCCGAGCGATTCGAGCTCGTCGCGGTCGAGGTGAAGGAAGTCAAACCGATAGGTAAGGGCGACAGGGTCTGCGTGGACACCTGCTCGCTCATGTCCGAGGGCGAGGGAATGCTCGTAGGATCGACCTCCCGCGGGATGTTCCTCATTCATAGCGAGAGCCTCGAGAACCCGTACGTCGAGCCGCGACCCTTCCGGGTGAACGCCGGTCCGGTCCACGCCTACATCCGCGTGCCCGGTGGGAAGACGAAGTACCTGGCCGAGCTGAGACCCGGCGATGAGGTCCTGATAGTCGACACGGAAGGACGTACGAGGGCCGCGGTGGTGGGCCGACTGAAGATCGAACGGAGACCGCTGATGCTCATCCGCGCGGAGTACGAAGGTGTGGAGATTCAGACCATAGTTCAGAACGCCGAGACCATTCACCTGGTACGCGAGGACGGTGAGCCGGTGTCCGTGGTCGACCTCAAGCCGGGTGACAAGGTGCTCGCGTACGTGGAGACCGAGGAAGGTAAGGGCCGTCACTTCGGGATGGAGGTGGAGGAAACCATCGTGGAGAAGTAG
- a CDS encoding 2-amino-3,7-dideoxy-D-threo-hept-6-ulosonate synthase yields MVHIGKQIRMERIMNRETGRTLIVPMDHGVTLGPITGLEDLEETVDAVARGGANAVLLHKGMVRAGHRGYGRDVGLIIHLSASTELGPDPNNKVLVSRVEEAIRLGADAVSVHVNVGAEDEPQMLKKLGEIAARCSDWGMPLVAMMYPRGPKVEDEFDVEYVKHAARVGAELGADIVKTNYTGDPDSFREVVKGCPVPVVIAGGPKAETPKEVLEMVKGAIEAGAAGAAIGRNIFAHKSPRMREAMTRAIARIIHEDAEVEEAMKELERV; encoded by the coding sequence TTGGTGCATATCGGTAAGCAGATCCGGATGGAGCGGATAATGAACCGCGAGACCGGACGCACCCTGATCGTACCGATGGACCACGGGGTGACCCTGGGTCCGATCACGGGTCTCGAGGATCTAGAGGAGACCGTCGACGCCGTGGCTCGAGGTGGGGCTAACGCCGTCCTCCTCCACAAGGGTATGGTCAGAGCGGGTCATCGGGGTTACGGACGGGACGTCGGTCTGATCATCCACCTATCCGCCAGCACCGAGTTGGGACCCGACCCGAACAACAAGGTCCTGGTGTCCCGGGTAGAGGAAGCCATAAGGCTCGGTGCGGACGCCGTCAGCGTGCACGTGAACGTGGGTGCGGAGGACGAGCCTCAAATGCTCAAGAAGCTGGGTGAGATCGCCGCCCGGTGCTCGGATTGGGGTATGCCCCTGGTCGCGATGATGTACCCGCGAGGTCCGAAGGTCGAGGACGAGTTCGACGTAGAGTACGTCAAGCACGCCGCCAGGGTAGGCGCCGAGCTCGGTGCGGACATCGTAAAGACCAACTACACGGGCGACCCGGACTCCTTCCGTGAGGTCGTGAAGGGTTGTCCGGTGCCGGTGGTGATCGCGGGAGGTCCGAAGGCGGAGACACCAAAGGAAGTCCTCGAGATGGTTAAGGGCGCCATCGAGGCGGGAGCGGCCGGTGCTGCCATCGGTCGTAATATCTTCGCGCACAAGTCCCCACGCATGCGTGAGGCAATGACCCGTGCCATCGCGAGGATCATACATGAAGACGCGGAAGTGGAGGAAGCGATGAAGGAGCTGGAGCGGGTGTAA
- a CDS encoding DUF977 family protein: MLRSLREALETLRRHVQVLEVVAEHQPIGIGRISDVTGMEWHKVRYSLRVLEEGGIIRPSKKGAVLTEDAPARISKISRRLSELNREFEDISKRYQSLARKLEEG; this comes from the coding sequence GTGCTGCGGTCGCTCAGGGAGGCGCTGGAAACCCTGCGCCGGCACGTCCAAGTCCTGGAGGTCGTGGCCGAGCATCAACCCATCGGGATCGGTCGGATCTCGGATGTGACCGGGATGGAGTGGCATAAGGTCAGGTACTCGCTCCGCGTGTTGGAGGAGGGAGGGATCATACGCCCCTCGAAGAAGGGGGCCGTGCTCACCGAGGACGCTCCCGCGCGCATCTCGAAGATATCCCGACGTTTGTCCGAGCTCAATCGGGAGTTCGAGGACATTTCCAAACGCTACCAGTCCCTGGCCCGGAAGCTCGAGGAGGGGTGA
- a CDS encoding ornithine cyclodeaminase family protein — protein MLFLSEDHVRALLDVREVVERVEETFRIKPECEMPPKTIVPLEGGDFRVMPAYLSELGVAGVKIVNSHPDNPDRGLPTVMAVMCLIEPETGRPLCLVSATEITSLRTGAAGAVASKYLAEDVRTVGIVGAGVQGRYQLLTHAEVFDLEAVFVYDQAREAARRLAEWVERDLGVDAKVLDNLDFSGLDVDVVCTCTPATEPYLGSEDVPEDVHVNAIGADAPEKQEVKTELLKRAVVVVDDREQCVESGDVSQPVERGELNPEELIELSDVVRGETEVDSSELTVFDSTGIAILDVAVGALAYERAKKTDAGVEVKPFELPTGNFK, from the coding sequence ATGCTGTTCCTTTCGGAAGATCACGTCAGAGCGCTTCTCGACGTGAGAGAAGTCGTCGAACGTGTCGAGGAGACGTTTCGGATCAAGCCCGAGTGCGAGATGCCACCGAAGACTATCGTACCGCTGGAAGGCGGCGACTTCAGAGTGATGCCCGCTTATCTGTCAGAGCTGGGTGTGGCAGGCGTCAAAATCGTCAACTCACATCCCGACAATCCCGATCGCGGCTTACCCACGGTCATGGCGGTCATGTGCTTGATCGAGCCGGAAACGGGGAGGCCACTTTGTCTGGTCAGCGCGACGGAGATCACATCGCTGAGGACGGGAGCGGCCGGGGCGGTAGCATCGAAGTACCTAGCCGAAGACGTGCGGACGGTCGGAATCGTCGGTGCGGGAGTACAAGGGAGGTACCAGCTCCTCACGCATGCGGAGGTCTTCGACCTTGAGGCAGTGTTCGTGTACGACCAGGCACGTGAGGCGGCTCGAAGGCTCGCCGAATGGGTCGAGCGAGACCTCGGTGTCGACGCCAAGGTACTCGACAATTTGGACTTCTCGGGGCTGGACGTCGACGTCGTCTGCACATGCACCCCCGCCACCGAGCCCTACCTAGGCTCTGAGGACGTTCCGGAGGACGTCCACGTGAACGCTATCGGTGCGGACGCTCCGGAGAAGCAGGAGGTGAAGACCGAGCTGTTGAAGCGCGCGGTGGTCGTGGTCGACGACCGCGAGCAGTGCGTCGAATCGGGAGACGTGAGCCAACCCGTGGAGCGGGGCGAGCTGAACCCGGAGGAACTCATCGAACTCTCGGATGTGGTGAGGGGAGAGACCGAGGTCGATTCCTCGGAGTTGACCGTGTTCGATTCGACCGGAATCGCCATTCTCGACGTGGCCGTCGGGGCGTTGGCGTACGAGCGTGCCAAGAAGACCGACGCGGGGGTGGAGGTAAAGCCGTTCGAATTGCCGACGGGAAATTTTAAGTAG
- a CDS encoding NAD(P)-binding protein — translation MFPTVEGNLTDRRTLERAGVDRARFVVVCTDSDETNVYVTLLVRKLNPDARVIAVARDPENADLLPHAGADEVVDAYRVAGEEAVERVLAEHSFTVTVRHDLDEVEKEWRTIASRTAVRSWTYVSTSPSHRRNP, via the coding sequence GTGTTCCCTACGGTCGAGGGGAACCTCACCGACCGTCGGACGCTGGAGCGTGCGGGTGTGGACAGGGCCAGGTTCGTGGTGGTTTGTACGGACTCGGACGAGACCAACGTGTACGTGACGCTGTTGGTCCGCAAGCTCAACCCCGACGCCCGGGTGATCGCTGTGGCCCGGGACCCGGAGAACGCCGATCTCCTCCCACATGCGGGGGCCGATGAGGTGGTCGACGCCTACCGGGTCGCGGGCGAGGAGGCCGTGGAACGTGTGCTGGCCGAACACTCGTTCACTGTGACTGTCAGGCACGATCTCGATGAGGTGGAGAAGGAGTGGCGCACGATCGCGTCGAGAACGGCGGTACGATCTTGGACGTACGTTTCCACGTCCCCGAGTCACCGGAGGAACCCATAG
- a CDS encoding transcription repressor NadR — protein sequence MAHDRVENGGTILDVRFHVPESPEEPIVKELPVESPEDLQRRKELLGTSEEFRSMAEALHELCRGAHSHRVFVADPSDKERIVKELEKLGFLIGVDLSHEEVLDRTFRN from the coding sequence GTGGCGCACGATCGCGTCGAGAACGGCGGTACGATCTTGGACGTACGTTTCCACGTCCCCGAGTCACCGGAGGAACCCATAGTGAAGGAGCTTCCGGTAGAGTCGCCCGAGGATCTCCAGCGTCGGAAGGAGTTACTAGGAACCTCGGAGGAGTTCAGGTCGATGGCGGAGGCCCTTCACGAGCTGTGTCGAGGGGCACATTCACACAGGGTGTTCGTCGCGGACCCGAGCGATAAAGAGAGGATCGTGAAGGAACTCGAGAAGCTGGGCTTCCTGATCGGCGTCGACCTGTCCCACGAGGAGGTATTGGACCGGACCTTTCGGAACTAA